Proteins encoded together in one Telopea speciosissima isolate NSW1024214 ecotype Mountain lineage chromosome 6, Tspe_v1, whole genome shotgun sequence window:
- the LOC122665822 gene encoding uncharacterized protein LOC122665822, giving the protein MSDMKDGNVARTDLRCDRKNGDWHCSVQRLNGRKYCDKHSQFEPRDKAKFFSENSSQEAEEEDKAEGLKKAETRASVEAVEREEDEMRCVYRCWNPRLGQQILCEVHCKSGRRTKGDESRVRVSEDEISSSWEEENEEVKLDIIPEDELRCKRNDGKNWRCKNWRIQDQNFCQEHYLVSSSKCRVSASKKRERKKGKPNQKENMRKNKGSSMKRNRQESCSDGEEEEVSEEGKAEEEEAPGCPNGSVG; this is encoded by the exons ATGTCCGACATGAAAGATGGCAACGTTGCTCGTACTG ACCTTCGTTGCGATCGCAAAAACGGTGACTGGCATTGCTCCGTGCAGAGACTCAACGGTAGAAAGTACTGCGACAAACATAGCCAATTCGAACCTCGTGATAAAGCAAAGTTT TTTTCTGAAAACTCATCTCAAGAAgccgaagaagaagacaaagctGAGGGACTGAAGAAAGCTGAGACTCGGGCTTCGGTTGAGGCCgtagaaagggaagaagatgagatgCGTTGCGTTTATCGTTGTTGGAATCCTAGATTAGGGCAACAGATCTTGTGCGAAGTACATTGCAAGTCTGGTCGTCGAACAAAAGGAGATGAGtcgagggttagggtttcagaagACGAGATTAGTTCGTCTTGggaggaagaaaatgaagaggTTAAGTTGGACATTATACCTGAGGATGAGCTTCGTTGCAAGCGAAATGATGGGAAAAATTGGCGGTGCAAGAACTGGAGAATCCAAGATCAGAACTTCTGCCAAGAACATTATCTGGTTAGTTCGTCTAAGTGTAGGGTTTCGGCTTCCAAGAAACGGGAACGGAAGAAGGGAAAGCCAAATCAGAAGGAGAACATGCGAAAGAATAAGGGTTCATCGATGAAGAGAAATCGACAAGAAAGCTGCAGcgatggtgaagaagaagaagtaagtgaagaag